The Streptomyces phaeolivaceus genome has a window encoding:
- a CDS encoding Uma2 family endonuclease, with protein sequence MSVDAVTHTEFPAGYVVFFGVDGKIIMTPQSEEHSSTIKSMQYDTILSLGRHAKTPSDVYIDFPADENSAPDLAILREDARKEGKRYSFEDVLLISEVVSTSSAREDYDDCTAKYGRYGIPVYLIVDPYAGEVVLHTQPTANGYSTALKRVYGTGKLPVPLADGRTFTLDLDELPRPEPETGTH encoded by the coding sequence ATGAGTGTCGACGCGGTCACGCACACCGAGTTCCCCGCAGGATATGTGGTGTTCTTCGGCGTTGACGGAAAGATCATCATGACCCCGCAGAGCGAAGAGCACTCCAGCACGATCAAGTCGATGCAGTACGACACGATCCTGTCGCTCGGGCGGCACGCGAAGACACCTTCGGACGTCTACATCGACTTCCCTGCCGACGAGAACTCGGCCCCCGACCTCGCCATCCTCCGCGAGGACGCGCGTAAGGAGGGCAAGCGCTACAGCTTCGAGGACGTCCTGCTGATCTCCGAGGTCGTCTCGACCTCTTCCGCACGCGAGGACTACGACGACTGCACCGCCAAGTACGGGCGCTACGGCATCCCGGTCTACCTGATCGTGGATCCCTACGCCGGGGAAGTCGTTCTGCACACCCAGCCCACCGCGAACGGCTACAGCACCGCGCTCAAGCGCGTGTACGGCACGGGCAAACTTCCCGTCCCCCTGGCCGACGGCCGCACCTTCACCCTCGACCTCGACGAACTCCCCCGACCGGAGCCGGAAACCGGCACTCACTGA
- a CDS encoding TIGR02680 family protein — protein MSTPAPPPEARYVPTRAGIINLWDYRDEEFSFAGGWLVLRGPNGSGKTKALEVLFPFVLDGRIDPKRLNPFAAEDRTMKSNLLFRGQDSALGYVWIEFTHRQTGEAVTCGIGLHAQRHRDTPTRWHFVAEGRVGEDFSLLTHDDRPMTRKQLAAELGRELIASTADYRAAVDQRLFGLGRERYEQLLTLILTLRRPQLAKNLDPAKLSDTLTAGLRPLDDDLIAEAARSFDDMESVQRTLEGLAAADDATRAFLASYSTYLRVHARSAADRLTARRAETAERAAALRTAAADLAAAREQQAAAETRAESADASLAAQRARLDQLRSSAAYHAVEQLADLERLVRTCEQTARQATAERERRTAATGRARAEAEHAARIAAELDAAVSRDAATVADHAHTAGLPWTPADAEPARLAERSAALAAARHEGVRAVRAAQQAARGAEQTRDLARGSLDRAQEAVGAAEAAEAVAEEALESAREEARTVLGRWTEAHGTLLAEEAGAGRLAEALELTGEADAVTLADAFTEATAPAVQELRDTLAALRAQRTDVERRRAETEAERDRIAAEHDDAPPPARGRTAERASGDGVPLWQLVAFDNELTDRQHADLEAALEASGLLDALVTAEDTPVAAGHSEGYLRAGAPVDGPSLADLLKPEAPEDPDGDAAIPAARITAVLRSVAVTGNLAAGTPQISPDGRYAAGVLVGAHTKEHAEYVGATARARRRAARIAACETLLSELREQLDELARTQARTEAALEAYSAARAALPRTTAITQALRELDRAAARLRATRDAAEAAQGSYDESVAAFSVAERALRRTAAEHGIEIGRPEQVDAVETATRAFEAAVRELAARRREHARQTEAAQAGADRLTAAAEDEEAAADTERAARRRHTEEAAGLQALQEAVGAEAQEVMRQVQEAEDGIDALAREAEAARTAQHAAIAGTASAEARRTAAAEAGAVAAAEEKDTARGLRPYAARELLDILRCPPGLAWPAQEADWAGEALPPTVVAVHEAILAATRDLTPTESSLKQSVTRLTKALDDLQAQLAAAGQDYRPEWDGSDGIIVVRVADEEGPLPVAAFAQKISSHRRDQAELLSESEQRILEDALLTRLAQQIHDRTVDARDLIRRMNTDMRKRQMSSGTTVGVSWLLADHLDDEQRAVCALLDADAARLGPDGLARVRVHFAAQIKTARARHRDQPYRELLAEVLDYRHWRQFAFQLVRPDRSEERLTRARHSRLSGGEQSVSLHLPLFAAAHAMLNSAHPHAPRLLALDEAFAGVDDTGRGELMSLAAQFDLDLFMTGYDLWAAHASVSAAAHYDLAHTAVDHTVSALLLVWDGHRLLADDTGDLTTALGSPGTRRAPTPEEATLVD, from the coding sequence GTGAGCACTCCCGCTCCCCCACCGGAAGCCCGCTACGTCCCCACCCGTGCCGGGATCATCAACCTGTGGGACTACCGGGACGAGGAGTTCTCCTTCGCGGGCGGCTGGCTGGTGCTGCGCGGTCCCAACGGTTCCGGCAAGACCAAGGCGCTGGAGGTGCTGTTCCCGTTCGTCCTCGACGGGCGCATCGACCCCAAGCGGCTCAACCCGTTCGCCGCCGAGGACCGCACGATGAAGTCCAACCTGCTCTTCCGCGGGCAGGACAGCGCGCTCGGCTACGTCTGGATCGAGTTCACCCACCGCCAGACCGGCGAGGCCGTCACCTGCGGCATCGGGCTGCACGCCCAGCGGCACCGCGACACACCCACCCGGTGGCACTTCGTCGCCGAGGGCCGCGTGGGTGAGGACTTCTCCCTCCTCACCCACGACGACCGGCCGATGACGAGGAAGCAACTCGCCGCCGAACTCGGACGCGAGCTGATCGCCTCCACGGCCGACTACCGTGCCGCCGTCGACCAGCGCCTGTTCGGCCTCGGCCGGGAGCGGTACGAGCAACTGCTCACCCTGATCCTCACGTTGCGCCGCCCGCAGCTCGCCAAGAACCTCGATCCCGCCAAGCTCTCCGACACCCTCACCGCAGGCCTGCGCCCGCTCGACGACGACCTGATCGCCGAGGCGGCCCGTTCCTTCGACGACATGGAGTCCGTGCAGCGCACCCTGGAGGGCCTGGCCGCCGCCGACGACGCCACCCGCGCCTTCCTCGCGAGCTACTCCACCTATCTGCGGGTCCACGCCCGCTCCGCCGCGGACCGGCTCACCGCCCGCCGAGCCGAGACCGCCGAGCGCGCCGCCGCCCTGCGCACCGCCGCAGCGGACCTGGCGGCGGCCCGCGAGCAGCAGGCCGCCGCCGAGACACGCGCCGAGTCGGCCGACGCCTCGCTCGCCGCCCAGCGCGCCCGCCTGGACCAACTGCGCTCCTCCGCCGCCTACCACGCCGTCGAGCAACTGGCCGACCTGGAACGCCTGGTGCGTACCTGTGAGCAGACCGCCCGGCAGGCGACCGCCGAGCGTGAACGCCGTACGGCAGCCACCGGCCGCGCCCGCGCCGAGGCCGAACACGCCGCCCGGATCGCCGCCGAACTCGACGCCGCCGTCTCCCGCGATGCCGCCACCGTCGCCGACCACGCCCACACCGCCGGACTCCCCTGGACCCCGGCCGACGCCGAGCCCGCCCGGCTCGCCGAACGCTCCGCCGCGCTCGCCGCCGCCCGCCACGAGGGCGTCCGGGCAGTGCGTGCCGCCCAGCAGGCGGCACGCGGCGCCGAGCAGACCCGTGACCTCGCCCGGGGCTCGCTCGACCGTGCGCAGGAGGCCGTCGGCGCGGCCGAGGCCGCCGAAGCCGTTGCCGAGGAGGCTCTCGAATCCGCCCGCGAAGAGGCCCGCACCGTGCTCGGCCGGTGGACGGAAGCACACGGCACGTTGCTGGCCGAGGAGGCGGGCGCCGGCCGACTCGCCGAGGCCCTCGAACTCACCGGCGAGGCCGACGCGGTCACGCTCGCCGACGCCTTCACCGAGGCCACCGCTCCCGCCGTACAGGAACTGCGCGACACCCTCGCCGCCCTGCGCGCCCAGCGCACGGACGTCGAGCGCCGCCGCGCCGAGACGGAGGCCGAACGAGACCGGATCGCCGCCGAGCACGACGACGCCCCGCCCCCGGCCCGTGGCCGAACCGCAGAGAGGGCGTCCGGTGACGGCGTGCCCCTGTGGCAACTCGTCGCTTTCGACAATGAACTGACTGACCGTCAACATGCGGATCTGGAAGCGGCGTTGGAGGCATCCGGACTCCTCGACGCCCTGGTCACCGCCGAGGACACCCCCGTGGCGGCCGGGCACAGCGAGGGTTACCTCCGGGCCGGTGCCCCGGTGGACGGACCGAGCCTCGCGGACCTCCTGAAGCCCGAGGCGCCCGAGGACCCCGACGGCGACGCCGCGATCCCGGCCGCCCGCATCACCGCCGTACTGCGCTCCGTCGCCGTCACCGGGAACCTCGCCGCCGGGACACCGCAGATCAGCCCAGACGGCCGGTACGCGGCCGGTGTCCTGGTCGGTGCCCACACCAAGGAGCACGCCGAATACGTCGGCGCGACCGCCCGCGCCCGTCGGCGCGCCGCCCGGATCGCCGCCTGCGAGACGCTGCTGTCCGAACTCCGCGAACAGCTCGACGAGCTGGCGCGCACACAGGCACGCACGGAAGCCGCACTGGAGGCGTACTCCGCCGCCCGCGCCGCGCTGCCCCGCACCACCGCCATCACGCAGGCCCTGCGCGAACTCGACCGGGCCGCGGCGCGGCTGCGCGCCACCCGCGACGCCGCCGAGGCCGCCCAGGGCTCGTACGACGAGTCGGTGGCCGCCTTTTCGGTCGCCGAGCGCGCCCTGCGCCGTACCGCGGCCGAGCACGGCATCGAGATCGGGCGCCCAGAACAGGTCGACGCCGTGGAGACCGCCACCCGCGCGTTCGAGGCGGCGGTCCGCGAACTCGCCGCCCGCCGTCGTGAACACGCCCGCCAGACCGAGGCCGCCCAGGCGGGCGCCGACCGGCTCACCGCCGCCGCCGAGGACGAGGAGGCGGCGGCGGACACCGAGCGGGCGGCGCGCCGCCGGCACACCGAGGAGGCCGCGGGGCTTCAGGCCCTCCAGGAGGCCGTCGGAGCCGAGGCCCAGGAGGTGATGCGCCAGGTGCAGGAGGCCGAGGACGGGATCGACGCCCTGGCCCGGGAGGCCGAGGCGGCCCGCACGGCCCAGCACGCCGCGATCGCGGGCACCGCCTCGGCCGAGGCCCGCCGTACGGCCGCCGCCGAGGCCGGGGCGGTCGCCGCGGCGGAGGAGAAGGACACCGCCCGCGGCCTGCGCCCGTACGCCGCCCGCGAACTCCTCGACATCCTGCGCTGCCCGCCCGGCCTCGCCTGGCCCGCCCAGGAGGCCGACTGGGCCGGCGAGGCACTCCCGCCGACCGTGGTCGCCGTGCACGAGGCGATCCTCGCCGCGACCCGTGACCTCACCCCCACCGAATCCAGCCTCAAGCAGTCCGTCACCCGTCTCACCAAGGCCCTGGACGACCTGCAGGCGCAACTCGCCGCCGCCGGGCAGGACTACCGGCCCGAGTGGGACGGCTCCGACGGGATCATCGTCGTACGCGTGGCCGACGAGGAGGGTCCGCTGCCCGTCGCCGCCTTCGCCCAGAAGATCTCCTCCCACCGCCGTGACCAGGCCGAACTGCTCTCCGAGTCCGAGCAGCGCATCCTGGAGGACGCCCTGCTCACCCGGCTCGCCCAGCAGATCCACGACCGCACCGTCGACGCCCGCGACCTGATCCGGCGCATGAACACCGACATGCGCAAGCGGCAGATGTCGTCAGGGACGACGGTCGGTGTGAGCTGGCTGCTCGCCGACCACCTCGACGACGAACAGCGCGCCGTCTGCGCCCTCCTCGACGCCGACGCGGCCCGTCTGGGCCCGGACGGGCTGGCCCGGGTGCGCGTCCACTTCGCAGCGCAGATCAAGACCGCCCGCGCCCGCCACCGCGACCAGCCCTACCGCGAACTGCTCGCCGAGGTCCTCGACTACCGGCACTGGCGGCAGTTCGCGTTCCAGCTCGTACGCCCCGACAGGAGCGAGGAGAGGCTCACCCGCGCCCGGCACAGCCGTCTGTCGGGCGGTGAGCAGTCGGTGTCGCTCCATCTGCCGCTGTTCGCCGCCGCGCACGCCATGCTCAACTCCGCCCACCCGCACGCCCCGCGCCTGCTCGCCCTCGACGAGGCCTTCGCGGGCGTGGACGACACCGGGCGCGGCGAACTCATGTCGCTGGCCGCGCAGTTCGACCTCGACCTGTTCATGACCGGCTACGACCTGTGGGCCGCCCACGCCTCGGTGTCCGCCGCCGCCCACTACGACCTCGCGCACACCGCCGTCGACCACACCGTCTCCGCGCTGCTGCTCGTCTGGGACGGCCACCGGCTCCTCGCCGACGACACCGGCGACCTCACCACCGCCCTCGGCTCGCCCGGCACCCGGCGCGCCCCGACGCCCGAGGAGGCCACGCTTGTCGACTGA
- a CDS encoding FitA-like ribbon-helix-helix domain-containing protein — protein MTALTIRDVPDDQIQTLKVRAAQAGQSLQAYFLDLIARETSKPTMAEMVARLNRETTASVSTEDVLAAIDEARTGR, from the coding sequence ATGACTGCTCTGACGATTCGGGACGTCCCGGATGACCAGATCCAGACCTTGAAGGTTCGTGCCGCCCAGGCCGGCCAGTCCCTCCAGGCTTACTTCCTCGATCTCATCGCGCGCGAGACGTCCAAGCCCACCATGGCGGAGATGGTGGCGCGCCTGAACCGGGAGACCACGGCCAGTGTCAGCACGGAGGACGTGCTGGCCGCGATCGACGAGGCCAGGACCGGGAGGTGA
- a CDS encoding CHAT domain-containing protein, which yields MTRPPLVESLRAAVHRHDRKAADRAVAGLLRREAEVRRTRALDNVAVNALGAALALVSPRRLNDTIVLLVAAVENVTPPDSFRIRVLLPFLTRLFERATASGEPEALDALLHLTEALERIPNERPEIQVLTGFYRAQAWLQRYASDDGTLSDLDGAVTALRATEQRASTRAPEAMGRLEVLELLASSLALRGELTDSGQDIDDAVDTAERALELARRTEPARCSEHQAAVARNLSWRYERCGRSQDLDRAQPLAEQALAVDRDNADRLRLLGDVLRQRGVAEVREDTLRRAIGLLRKAVEVSPADPDVRASLALAVAGVYDLTDDSRELRESLALQRSAVRDTPRTEPVRARYLCTLGVGLTQYFERYGDLDSLDESIETLRDGLATAGDEHPVRPALANALATALECRSRTRRGKRTDLPKALELQHGVVTSVPVESPRRAEAVTGLSLLLRQSQRVTGKERQATRLGEQMLDEIARTGTFTLPPVLPSGSGDPSPLREAVRLARSALADTPAGGAQQAVRLTSLGQAQAELFEATKDPADRARAVQTLATATRSSTASAHIRAIAGRSWGRLAADAADWASAAEAYGAAVKAYAALGDSELERGDQEFNLRSYRHFASNAAASELRYSGDAAAALEVLEAGRGVLLARALDDGTGPASSARSPSPGAREPVSVDLAPPRVAESGPLVAVNVSEYGCHALLVTTAGVSTVPLPDLTTTAVEERAEAFLTALHILAGGDRFDPLDAQAAGRFVNRTLGWLWDTVAEPVLTALGLADAPHGAETLPRLWLMPTGPLGVLPLHAAGHHTAADRRTLLDRAVPSYTTTVRALVHSRRRIGTGSGRPPIRFPVKPLAVCVPRLPDAPELPAAEWEVASLRTRLTGLRELREGDARRADVRTMLAQSDWVHFACHATSNLDQPSASRLHLADGPLSVADLTAIRAPDAFLAYLSACGTGRPGVNLPDEVIHMSSAFHMIGYPHVVSTLWPVGDRAAATIADDVYKEMLVEGTEPARAVHAAVRNLRDTNEGYRPTQWASHIHTGP from the coding sequence ATGACTCGGCCGCCACTCGTCGAAAGTCTCCGCGCGGCCGTCCACCGGCACGATCGGAAGGCCGCCGACCGCGCCGTTGCAGGCCTGCTGCGCCGGGAAGCCGAAGTGCGGCGGACGCGCGCGCTGGACAACGTGGCAGTCAACGCTCTGGGCGCGGCGCTCGCACTGGTGAGCCCCCGGCGACTCAACGACACGATCGTGTTGCTGGTGGCAGCGGTCGAAAACGTGACGCCCCCGGACTCCTTCCGGATCCGGGTCCTTCTGCCGTTCCTCACCCGGCTGTTCGAACGGGCGACGGCCTCCGGCGAACCCGAGGCCCTGGACGCCCTGCTCCATCTCACCGAGGCCCTGGAACGGATCCCGAACGAACGGCCCGAGATCCAGGTCCTCACCGGCTTCTACCGGGCCCAAGCCTGGCTCCAGCGGTACGCGAGCGACGACGGCACTCTCTCCGACCTGGACGGGGCTGTCACCGCCTTGCGCGCCACGGAACAGCGGGCCTCGACGAGAGCCCCGGAGGCGATGGGCCGTCTGGAGGTGCTCGAGCTGCTCGCTTCCTCCCTTGCCCTGCGGGGAGAGCTGACCGACAGCGGTCAGGACATCGACGACGCGGTCGACACCGCGGAACGGGCCCTGGAACTGGCCCGGCGCACAGAGCCCGCGCGCTGCTCCGAACACCAGGCGGCGGTGGCACGCAATCTTTCGTGGCGCTACGAGCGGTGCGGGCGTTCCCAGGACCTCGACCGGGCCCAGCCGCTGGCCGAACAGGCCCTGGCCGTAGACCGCGACAACGCCGACCGGCTGAGGCTGCTCGGCGACGTACTCCGTCAGCGCGGTGTCGCGGAAGTCCGGGAGGACACGCTCCGCCGGGCCATCGGGCTGCTTCGCAAGGCTGTCGAGGTCTCACCGGCGGACCCGGACGTACGAGCCAGCCTGGCGCTGGCGGTGGCCGGTGTGTATGACCTGACGGACGACAGCAGGGAACTGCGCGAGTCGCTCGCGCTGCAGCGGTCGGCGGTTCGCGACACTCCGCGCACAGAGCCCGTCCGCGCCAGATACCTGTGCACGCTCGGCGTCGGGCTGACCCAGTACTTCGAGCGGTACGGCGACCTCGACTCCCTCGACGAGAGCATCGAGACACTGCGCGACGGGCTGGCGACCGCAGGCGATGAGCACCCGGTACGTCCCGCCTTGGCCAACGCCCTGGCGACGGCGCTGGAGTGCCGGTCCCGCACCCGCCGCGGCAAGCGCACCGATCTGCCCAAGGCCCTCGAACTCCAGCATGGCGTGGTCACCTCGGTGCCCGTCGAGTCCCCGAGAAGGGCCGAGGCGGTGACCGGTCTGAGTCTGCTGCTGCGGCAGTCGCAGCGGGTCACCGGCAAGGAGAGGCAGGCGACGCGGCTCGGGGAACAGATGCTCGACGAGATCGCGCGCACCGGCACCTTCACCCTCCCGCCCGTGCTTCCGTCCGGCTCCGGCGATCCGAGCCCACTTCGCGAGGCGGTACGACTGGCACGTTCGGCTCTGGCCGACACGCCTGCGGGCGGAGCCCAGCAGGCTGTCCGGCTGACCAGCCTCGGGCAAGCGCAGGCAGAGCTCTTCGAGGCCACCAAGGATCCCGCCGACCGCGCGCGGGCCGTTCAGACCCTCGCCACGGCAACCCGGAGTTCCACCGCGAGCGCCCACATCCGGGCCATCGCGGGCCGGTCCTGGGGACGACTGGCCGCGGACGCGGCCGACTGGGCGTCCGCCGCCGAAGCCTACGGCGCCGCCGTCAAGGCCTACGCGGCGCTCGGTGACAGCGAACTGGAGCGCGGCGACCAGGAGTTCAACCTGCGGAGCTATCGGCATTTCGCAAGCAACGCCGCCGCCAGTGAGCTGCGGTACAGCGGCGACGCCGCCGCGGCGCTCGAAGTGCTGGAAGCCGGCCGCGGAGTGCTCCTGGCACGCGCCCTGGACGACGGCACAGGCCCGGCGTCGTCGGCGCGCTCTCCCTCACCCGGGGCACGCGAGCCCGTGTCCGTCGACCTCGCCCCTCCTCGTGTCGCGGAGTCGGGACCGCTGGTGGCCGTGAACGTGAGCGAGTACGGATGCCACGCGCTGCTGGTCACCACGGCCGGGGTGTCGACGGTGCCGCTGCCCGACCTGACGACGACCGCCGTCGAGGAGCGGGCCGAGGCCTTTCTCACGGCCCTGCACATCCTGGCCGGCGGCGACCGCTTCGATCCCCTGGACGCCCAGGCTGCGGGCCGCTTCGTCAACCGCACGCTCGGGTGGCTGTGGGACACCGTGGCTGAGCCGGTGCTGACAGCCCTCGGCCTTGCCGACGCACCGCACGGAGCAGAGACGCTGCCCCGGCTGTGGCTGATGCCGACCGGGCCCCTGGGAGTGCTGCCCTTGCACGCCGCGGGCCACCATACCGCCGCGGACCGCCGTACCCTCCTCGATCGCGCGGTGCCGTCGTACACCACCACCGTGCGCGCTCTGGTCCACTCCCGTCGACGTATCGGAACCGGCTCCGGCAGACCTCCCATCAGATTTCCCGTGAAACCCCTGGCGGTCTGTGTTCCCCGGCTGCCGGACGCCCCCGAGTTGCCGGCGGCGGAGTGGGAGGTGGCGAGCCTGCGGACGCGGCTCACCGGGCTGCGGGAACTGCGTGAGGGCGACGCGCGCCGCGCCGACGTGCGGACCATGCTCGCCCAGAGCGACTGGGTCCACTTCGCATGCCATGCGACCAGCAACCTCGATCAGCCGTCGGCCAGCCGACTCCACCTGGCCGACGGTCCGTTGTCCGTCGCCGACCTGACGGCGATCCGGGCCCCGGACGCGTTCCTCGCCTACCTGTCGGCCTGCGGCACCGGTCGCCCCGGTGTGAACCTGCCGGACGAGGTCATCCACATGTCCTCGGCGTTCCACATGATCGGATACCCGCATGTCGTGTCCACCCTCTGGCCGGTGGGCGACAGGGCCGCTGCCACGATCGCGGACGACGTGTACAAGGAGATGCTGGTCGAGGGAACGGAACCGGCTCGCGCCGTCCACGCCGCAGTACGAAACCTCCGGGACACCAACGAGGGCTACAGGCCGACTCAGTGGGCCTCACACATTCACACCGGGCCGTAG
- a CDS encoding type II toxin-antitoxin system VapC family toxin, giving the protein MSETVVMDCSALVHFLTNRDPLGLAVRTRVGAADAVAVPTLIDYEIQSALLGMRRGGKLTAREVDQAIDAYRQLPVVRHETLILWDRVQALHGNLSAYDAQYVALAEALAATLITSDARIERSGAAKCGIEVFASN; this is encoded by the coding sequence GTGAGTGAGACGGTCGTCATGGACTGTTCCGCTCTCGTGCACTTCCTCACCAACCGCGACCCGCTCGGCCTTGCCGTCCGCACCCGGGTGGGTGCCGCCGATGCCGTCGCCGTGCCCACGCTCATCGACTACGAGATCCAGTCCGCGCTCCTCGGTATGAGGAGAGGGGGCAAGCTCACGGCGCGTGAAGTGGACCAGGCTATTGATGCCTACCGGCAGCTCCCAGTCGTCCGACACGAGACGCTCATCCTCTGGGATCGGGTTCAGGCTCTCCACGGGAACCTGAGCGCCTACGATGCCCAGTACGTTGCCTTGGCCGAGGCTCTCGCCGCAACGCTGATCACCAGTGATGCGAGGATCGAACGGAGCGGTGCCGCGAAATGCGGCATCGAGGTCTTCGCCTCGAACTGA
- a CDS encoding TIGR02679 family protein — protein sequence MSTERREDHGYDELRGEGWTRLLAAARRRLERTGGALDGDIGLTRPSDAERRTVIGITGRYRPETAQRLAVPLRDLDGYLYDRYGTGLLQTLGRLHGPLRDRPAERADEESRRDQALKSVRSSRLAGQGWFAAWLERIAADGTLTRLVRRGDAPLLDAAARVLERLCGDGDRRTGSQERSSVVLPLPVLAEWATGDTKALVPGTPLEQLVLRALAQRVGSTVDGAVVPRDRAGRRALWESAGAIADDLASQVLVLNIGARGDTVVCDWLRDAAGFGIPFRLTLHQLAADPVVPAARTIFVCENPAVLRAAAGELKDTGAALVCTEGVPSAACHKLLGDAVRAGARLHWRADFDWAGLRITADAVARHGAHPWRMTAADYTAALGEGESTPLAGPPAVSPWDPRLALAMEASGSTVMEERILPALLSDLTRT from the coding sequence TTGTCGACTGAGCGGCGTGAAGACCACGGGTACGACGAGTTGCGGGGCGAGGGATGGACCCGGTTGCTTGCCGCCGCCCGCCGCAGGCTGGAGCGCACCGGCGGCGCGCTCGACGGCGACATCGGGCTCACGAGGCCCAGCGACGCCGAGCGCCGCACCGTCATCGGGATCACCGGCCGCTACCGACCCGAGACCGCCCAGCGTCTCGCCGTACCTCTGCGCGACCTGGACGGGTACCTGTACGACCGCTACGGCACCGGTCTCCTCCAGACTCTCGGCCGTCTCCATGGCCCGCTGCGCGACCGGCCCGCCGAACGGGCCGACGAGGAATCGCGCCGCGACCAGGCCCTGAAATCCGTCCGCTCCAGCAGGCTCGCCGGACAGGGATGGTTCGCCGCCTGGCTGGAGCGGATCGCCGCCGACGGCACCCTCACCCGTCTGGTACGCCGGGGTGACGCGCCGCTGCTCGACGCGGCGGCACGTGTCCTGGAACGGCTCTGCGGTGACGGGGACCGCCGCACGGGCTCGCAGGAACGGTCTTCCGTAGTCCTGCCGCTTCCGGTCCTCGCCGAATGGGCCACCGGCGACACCAAGGCCCTGGTTCCCGGCACCCCGCTCGAACAGCTCGTCCTGCGCGCCCTCGCCCAGCGCGTCGGCAGCACCGTCGACGGGGCGGTCGTACCGCGCGACCGGGCGGGGAGGCGCGCCCTGTGGGAGAGCGCCGGAGCCATCGCGGACGACCTCGCCAGCCAGGTACTCGTCCTCAACATCGGCGCCAGGGGCGACACCGTCGTCTGCGACTGGCTGCGCGACGCCGCCGGCTTCGGCATTCCCTTCCGGCTCACCCTCCACCAACTCGCCGCCGACCCCGTCGTCCCCGCCGCCCGCACCATCTTCGTCTGCGAGAACCCGGCCGTACTGCGCGCCGCCGCCGGCGAACTCAAGGACACCGGCGCCGCCCTCGTGTGCACCGAGGGCGTTCCGTCCGCCGCCTGCCACAAACTGCTCGGCGACGCCGTACGCGCGGGAGCCCGGCTGCACTGGCGCGCCGACTTCGACTGGGCCGGCCTGCGCATCACCGCGGACGCCGTGGCCCGCCACGGCGCCCACCCCTGGCGGATGACGGCCGCCGACTACACGGCCGCACTCGGTGAGGGCGAGTCCACACCGCTCGCGGGACCGCCCGCAGTGAGCCCCTGGGACCCCCGGCTGGCCCTCGCGATGGAGGCGTCGGGCAGCACGGTCATGGAGGAGCGCATCCTGCCCGCGCTCCTGTCCGACCTCACCCGTACCTGA